A window from Seriola aureovittata isolate HTS-2021-v1 ecotype China chromosome 14, ASM2101889v1, whole genome shotgun sequence encodes these proteins:
- the rps24 gene encoding 40S ribosomal protein S24 isoform X2: MNDTVTVRTRKFMTNRLLQRKQMVVDVLHPGKATVPKTEIREKLAKMYKTTPDVVFVFGFRTQFGGGKTTGFAMVYDSLDYAKKNEPKHRLARHGLYEKKKTSRKQRKERKNRMKKVRGIKKASVGAAGKK; the protein is encoded by the exons ATG AATGACACAGTGACAGTCAGGACCCGCAAGTTCATGACGAACCGGCTGCTTCAGAGGAAGCAAATG GTCGTTGATGTCCTGCATCCTGGCAAGGCCACAGTCCCCAAGACTGAGATCAGGGAGAAACTTGCCAAGATGTACAAGACCACTCCTGATGTCGTGTTCGTCTTTGGCTTCAGGACTCAGTTTGGTGGCGGCAAGACAACAGGCTTTGCCATGGTGTACGATTCCCTAGACTATGCCAAGAAGAATGAGCCCAAACACAGACTGGCAAGG CATGGTCTCTATGAGAAAAAGAAGACCTCAAGGAAACAGCGCAAGGAACGCAagaacagaatgaaaaaagTACGAGGCATCAAGAAGGCCAGTGTGGGTGCTGCTGGCAAAAAG TGA
- the rps24 gene encoding 40S ribosomal protein S24 isoform X1 yields MNDTVTVRTRKFMTNRLLQRKQMVVDVLHPGKATVPKTEIREKLAKMYKTTPDVVFVFGFRTQFGGGKTTGFAMVYDSLDYAKKNEPKHRLARHGLYEKKKTSRKQRKERKNRMKKVRGIKKASVGAAGKKK; encoded by the exons ATG AATGACACAGTGACAGTCAGGACCCGCAAGTTCATGACGAACCGGCTGCTTCAGAGGAAGCAAATG GTCGTTGATGTCCTGCATCCTGGCAAGGCCACAGTCCCCAAGACTGAGATCAGGGAGAAACTTGCCAAGATGTACAAGACCACTCCTGATGTCGTGTTCGTCTTTGGCTTCAGGACTCAGTTTGGTGGCGGCAAGACAACAGGCTTTGCCATGGTGTACGATTCCCTAGACTATGCCAAGAAGAATGAGCCCAAACACAGACTGGCAAGG CATGGTCTCTATGAGAAAAAGAAGACCTCAAGGAAACAGCGCAAGGAACGCAagaacagaatgaaaaaagTACGAGGCATCAAGAAGGCCAGTGTGGGTGCTGCTGGCAAAAAG AAATGA